One region of Haloterrigena salifodinae genomic DNA includes:
- a CDS encoding glycosyl hydrolase 115 family protein gives MITHDPSDGNVPIVAGESVADIYVDGDDHEVATIAATDLGDDIERVTGRRPAVTDSLAELSETAVIVGTIGRSAGVERCLQASDVSAAALTDERESFVVGTVDEPLPGLESCVLIAGSDRRGTAYGAYELSKRIGVSPWYWWADVPTPDRDALYATEGFERAGPPSVRYRGVFINDEDFGFREWAQQTHDPATPDGIGPTTYERLFELLLRLRANTIWPAMHEGTTAFYRCAGNLEAAERYGIVVGTSHCEPMHRNNVDEWDPETDGEWNYATNAERIREYWTDRVAEIAGQENLFTVGMRGIHDSGMPGGDTLEERVDLLQRVIDDQREILGEHHESPVETVPQLFCPYKETLELYRNGLEVPEDVCLVWPDDNFGYLRRLPTGEERARSGSHGVYYHLSYWGRPHDHQWLCSVPPALIREELHRAYRHGVDTLWMANVGDLKPAETETEYFFELAWDVDGVAERSTSDWLAEWAARKFGSAYADEIADVLAEYYRLALARKPEHVGWNAVYPNTEKNEPTFSAVDHGDEARRRLEAYERIDEAAAVIHEELPEEYRTAFFHLVEYQIRCARAMNEGALEAMRSRLYAGQGRTSTAAYADQSRAALDRIDAATERYNASSNGKWREMMSASPRDLPVFDQPATGRVTDEQGPTLEIAVEGTAGVAGTGPRTRRLPTIVQGVDRPRFVDCYNRGGGAIAWTATAADDWIDLERTSGTFETDKRLWVGVDWDAAPDSRTTGRIRIAGAGLELEVAVPIRPRERPTAGGVDGDSEPGPDRTPLFVESNGRVAIEADHPTAIWQAKTRWEPVDGLSRTTGTAMASRPVDGLRVDADAVCERAARLEYDFEADADDVRVEVQLLPTHAPTESTPHRYAVAIDGAAPTVVDFDANGGEHDPQWQRNVLRSSVRSTTDHELDQGGRHTLSLYAMDPSVIVDRAVIYTDDDSRRSYLGPREMRDQRLE, from the coding sequence ATGATAACTCACGATCCGTCAGACGGCAACGTGCCGATCGTCGCTGGAGAGTCGGTCGCGGATATCTACGTCGACGGGGACGATCACGAGGTCGCGACCATCGCGGCGACCGACCTCGGCGACGATATCGAACGGGTTACGGGACGCCGGCCCGCGGTCACCGATTCGCTCGCCGAACTCTCCGAGACCGCCGTGATCGTCGGGACGATCGGTCGCTCCGCGGGCGTCGAGCGGTGTCTGCAAGCGAGCGACGTCAGCGCCGCGGCGCTGACGGATGAGCGGGAGAGTTTCGTCGTCGGAACGGTCGACGAACCACTTCCGGGACTCGAGTCGTGCGTGCTGATCGCCGGGAGCGATCGCCGCGGGACGGCCTACGGAGCGTACGAGTTGTCGAAGCGGATCGGCGTCTCGCCGTGGTACTGGTGGGCCGACGTGCCGACGCCCGACCGGGACGCCCTCTACGCGACGGAAGGATTCGAGCGAGCGGGCCCGCCATCGGTTCGGTACCGCGGCGTGTTCATCAACGACGAGGACTTCGGGTTCCGCGAGTGGGCGCAGCAAACGCACGATCCGGCCACACCGGACGGCATCGGTCCGACAACCTACGAACGGCTGTTCGAACTCCTCCTGCGACTCAGGGCGAACACGATCTGGCCGGCGATGCACGAGGGAACGACGGCGTTCTACCGGTGTGCGGGAAATCTCGAGGCCGCCGAGCGGTACGGCATCGTCGTCGGCACCTCTCACTGCGAGCCGATGCACCGCAACAACGTCGACGAGTGGGACCCGGAGACGGACGGCGAGTGGAACTACGCGACCAACGCGGAGCGGATCCGCGAGTACTGGACCGACCGCGTCGCGGAGATTGCCGGTCAGGAGAACCTCTTCACGGTCGGCATGCGCGGGATCCACGACTCGGGAATGCCCGGCGGCGACACCCTCGAGGAACGCGTCGATCTGCTCCAGCGGGTGATCGATGACCAGCGCGAGATCCTCGGCGAACACCACGAGTCGCCGGTCGAGACCGTCCCGCAGCTATTCTGTCCGTACAAGGAGACGCTCGAACTCTACCGGAACGGGCTCGAGGTGCCCGAGGATGTCTGTCTCGTCTGGCCCGACGACAACTTCGGCTACCTCCGGCGGCTGCCGACCGGCGAGGAGCGAGCGCGGTCCGGCAGCCACGGCGTCTACTATCACCTCTCATACTGGGGGCGTCCGCACGACCACCAGTGGCTGTGTTCGGTCCCGCCGGCGCTGATCCGCGAGGAACTGCACCGAGCGTATCGCCACGGCGTCGACACGCTTTGGATGGCGAACGTCGGCGACCTCAAGCCGGCGGAGACGGAGACGGAGTACTTCTTCGAGTTGGCCTGGGACGTCGACGGCGTCGCGGAGCGATCGACGAGCGACTGGCTCGCCGAGTGGGCCGCCCGCAAATTTGGCTCTGCCTACGCGGACGAAATCGCCGACGTCCTCGCCGAGTACTACCGCCTCGCGCTCGCACGCAAACCGGAACACGTCGGCTGGAACGCGGTGTACCCGAACACCGAGAAGAACGAACCGACGTTCAGCGCGGTCGATCACGGCGACGAAGCCCGGCGACGGCTCGAGGCCTACGAGCGGATCGACGAGGCGGCCGCGGTGATCCACGAGGAACTACCAGAGGAATACAGAACGGCGTTCTTCCACCTCGTCGAGTACCAAATCCGGTGTGCGCGGGCGATGAACGAGGGGGCCCTCGAGGCGATGCGGAGCCGGCTCTACGCAGGTCAGGGGCGGACGAGCACAGCAGCATACGCGGATCAATCGCGGGCGGCGCTCGACCGTATCGACGCGGCGACGGAGCGGTACAACGCCTCGTCGAACGGCAAGTGGCGCGAGATGATGTCCGCGAGCCCGCGAGATCTGCCGGTGTTCGACCAGCCCGCGACCGGGCGCGTGACCGACGAGCAGGGTCCGACCCTCGAGATTGCCGTCGAGGGAACGGCGGGCGTCGCCGGAACTGGTCCGCGAACCCGCCGACTGCCGACGATCGTGCAGGGCGTCGATCGGCCGCGGTTCGTCGACTGCTACAACCGCGGCGGGGGAGCGATCGCGTGGACGGCGACGGCCGCCGACGACTGGATCGATCTCGAACGAACGTCGGGAACGTTCGAGACGGACAAGCGGCTGTGGGTCGGTGTTGATTGGGACGCCGCGCCGGACTCGCGGACGACCGGCCGCATTCGGATCGCGGGCGCCGGTCTGGAACTCGAGGTCGCGGTGCCGATCCGGCCGCGAGAGCGACCGACTGCGGGCGGGGTCGACGGCGATTCCGAGCCAGGTCCCGATCGAACGCCGCTCTTCGTCGAATCGAACGGCCGCGTCGCGATCGAGGCCGACCATCCGACGGCAATCTGGCAGGCGAAGACGCGCTGGGAGCCCGTCGACGGCCTCAGTCGAACGACCGGGACCGCGATGGCCAGTCGGCCGGTCGACGGCCTACGCGTCGACGCCGATGCAGTGTGCGAGCGAGCGGCGCGCCTCGAGTATGACTTCGAGGCCGATGCCGACGATGTTCGCGTCGAGGTCCAGTTGCTGCCGACGCACGCGCCGACTGAGTCGACACCCCACCGGTACGCGGTCGCGATCGACGGCGCCGCGCCGACGGTCGTCGACTTCGACGCGAACGGCGGCGAGCACGACCCGCAGTGGCAGCGGAACGTGCTCCGCTCGAGCGTCCGCTCGACGACCGACCACGAACTCGATCAGGGCGGTCGCCACACGCTGTCGCTGTACGCGATGGATCCGAGCGTCATCGTCGATCGAGCAGTCATCTACACTGATGACGATTCCCGTCGGTCGTACCTCGGGCCACGAGAGATGCGGGATCAGCGACTCGAGTGA
- the kdgK1 gene encoding bifunctional 2-dehydro-3-deoxygluconokinase/2-dehydro-3-deoxygalactonokinase produces MTDSTDGTTTEITTFGETMLRLAPERGERLETAESLDFRTAGAESNVAIAASRLGADAVWISKLPETSLGRRVTTEVRSHGVTPAVAWSDEGRQGAYYIEEGGEPRGTNVIYDRHDAAITTAEPDDVPIDTIRSSDVFFTTGITPALSETLYETTAELLDVDTTTAFDLNYRSKLWSQSTAQSGYEELLPKVDLLFAPERDAQSILDVDGTGEAVADELRTRFDCKTVVVTRGADGAVASTAEGSASQSAFDTETLDPIGTGDAFVGAFLSRYVRDASVSEALTWAAATAALKRTIKGDLAVITEDEVEAVIADDGAGIDR; encoded by the coding sequence ATGACGGATTCCACCGATGGGACGACGACCGAGATTACGACGTTCGGTGAGACGATGCTCCGGCTGGCGCCGGAACGCGGAGAGCGACTGGAAACGGCGGAGTCGCTCGACTTCCGGACGGCGGGCGCCGAGAGCAACGTTGCGATCGCGGCGAGTCGACTCGGCGCCGACGCGGTCTGGATCTCGAAGCTCCCGGAGACGTCGCTCGGTCGTCGCGTGACGACCGAAGTACGGTCGCACGGAGTGACGCCGGCGGTCGCCTGGAGCGACGAGGGGAGACAGGGTGCGTACTATATCGAAGAGGGCGGGGAGCCGCGGGGAACGAACGTCATTTACGACCGGCACGACGCGGCGATAACGACGGCAGAACCCGACGACGTGCCGATCGACACGATCCGTTCGTCGGACGTGTTCTTTACCACGGGCATCACGCCGGCGCTGTCCGAAACGCTGTACGAGACGACCGCCGAACTCCTGGACGTCGACACCACGACCGCATTCGATCTCAACTACCGGAGTAAGCTCTGGTCGCAATCGACGGCGCAGTCGGGGTACGAGGAACTCCTTCCGAAGGTCGATCTACTGTTCGCCCCCGAGCGCGACGCGCAGTCGATCCTCGACGTCGACGGGACGGGCGAAGCGGTCGCCGACGAACTCCGCACGCGGTTCGACTGCAAGACGGTCGTCGTAACGCGGGGCGCGGACGGTGCGGTCGCGAGCACTGCCGAGGGAAGCGCAAGCCAATCGGCGTTTGACACCGAGACGCTCGACCCGATCGGGACCGGCGACGCGTTCGTCGGCGCGTTCCTCTCCAGGTACGTCCGCGACGCGTCCGTTTCGGAGGCGTTGACGTGGGCGGCGGCGACGGCGGCGTTGAAACGAACGATCAAGGGCGATCTGGCGGTGATCACTGAAGACGAAGTCGAAGCGGTCATCGCCGACGACGGGGCCGGGATCGACAGATAG
- a CDS encoding bifunctional 4-hydroxy-2-oxoglutarate aldolase/2-dehydro-3-deoxy-phosphogluconate aldolase, with amino-acid sequence MSTRKREQIVDSGVIGILRGVDPDAAVDVASAVVDGGVTALEVTADTENVVETIDTLSSQFDDVLVGAGTVLDAETARAVQLAGAEFLVTPTVDTDVIEVSNRYGTPIASGAFTPTEALRAYEAGADFVKVFPAKTGGPEHVAAIGGPLSQIPLVPTGGVGPSNTEAYIKAGAVAVGAGSAIVEDKAVATEDYARITENARQMVDAVESARN; translated from the coding sequence ATGAGTACTCGAAAGAGAGAGCAGATCGTTGACAGTGGCGTGATCGGGATCCTTCGCGGCGTCGACCCGGACGCGGCGGTCGACGTCGCTTCCGCCGTCGTCGACGGCGGCGTCACGGCGCTCGAGGTGACCGCAGACACGGAGAACGTCGTGGAAACGATCGATACGCTCTCGAGTCAGTTCGACGACGTACTCGTCGGTGCGGGGACCGTTCTAGACGCGGAAACGGCGCGGGCCGTGCAGTTAGCCGGTGCGGAGTTTCTGGTGACGCCGACCGTCGACACCGACGTCATCGAGGTGAGCAATCGCTACGGGACGCCCATCGCGTCGGGCGCGTTCACGCCGACTGAGGCGCTACGAGCCTACGAGGCCGGCGCCGACTTCGTGAAGGTGTTCCCGGCGAAAACCGGCGGGCCGGAACACGTCGCGGCGATCGGCGGCCCGCTCTCGCAGATCCCGCTCGTCCCGACCGGCGGCGTCGGTCCGTCGAATACAGAAGCGTACATCAAGGCGGGAGCCGTCGCGGTCGGCGCCGGCAGTGCGATCGTCGAGGATAAAGCCGTCGCGACCGAAGACTACGCGAGGATTACCGAGAACGCGCGTCAAATGGTCGACGCCGTCGAATCGGCCCGGAACTGA
- a CDS encoding AGE family epimerase/isomerase: MADVATLKEEYLSSLEQTLTDNVLDFWFPRSIDDEHGGFITSYDEDSEFAGTDSKQVVTQARMVWLTARLVREGYGDEYREIADHGVEFLVDEMWDEPNGGFVWEVQRDGTTTKPNKHLYGQSFGLYALSEYYRATGDDEAADYAHELVELMDEYARDGEHGGYVEYFTPDWEPITEGQTYLENIEPDWSPKESGDSVLDPTLKLMNTHLHLMEAFTTYYETFGTDSGRERLHELLDILTNTVYRKKRGFCTDKYDPDWSPKLDDEEFRVVSYGHDLETVWLVMEAADALGVSQDLFRDYFETLWDYSLEYGYDKDRGGFYFYGGFDEPASFRVKAWWVQAECMTSALRTYECTGDDRYLDVFADTWEFLDEHQIDREHGEWHSGVNNDLEPVGRKGAVYKAAYHNGRALLECIAALERL, encoded by the coding sequence ATGGCAGACGTAGCCACGCTCAAAGAAGAGTATCTCTCGTCGCTCGAGCAAACGCTGACGGACAACGTCCTTGACTTCTGGTTCCCTCGCAGTATCGACGATGAACACGGAGGCTTCATCACCAGCTACGACGAGGACAGCGAGTTCGCAGGGACCGACTCCAAGCAGGTCGTCACTCAGGCGCGCATGGTCTGGTTAACGGCGCGGCTCGTCCGCGAAGGGTACGGCGACGAGTACCGCGAGATCGCCGATCACGGGGTCGAATTTCTGGTCGACGAGATGTGGGACGAACCTAACGGCGGGTTCGTGTGGGAAGTTCAGCGCGACGGAACCACGACCAAACCCAACAAACACCTGTACGGACAGTCGTTCGGCCTCTACGCGCTTTCCGAGTACTACCGCGCGACCGGGGACGACGAAGCGGCAGACTACGCCCACGAACTGGTCGAACTGATGGACGAATACGCAAGAGACGGCGAGCACGGGGGATACGTCGAGTACTTCACGCCCGACTGGGAACCGATTACGGAGGGACAGACGTACCTCGAAAACATCGAACCGGACTGGTCACCCAAGGAGTCGGGCGACAGCGTCCTCGATCCGACGCTGAAGCTGATGAACACGCATCTCCACCTCATGGAGGCGTTCACGACCTACTACGAGACGTTCGGCACTGATAGCGGACGGGAGCGCCTCCACGAACTACTGGACATTCTCACCAACACGGTTTACCGGAAGAAGCGCGGCTTCTGTACGGACAAGTATGATCCCGACTGGTCGCCGAAGCTCGACGACGAGGAATTTCGGGTCGTCTCGTACGGGCACGACCTGGAGACCGTCTGGCTCGTCATGGAGGCCGCCGACGCGCTTGGCGTCTCGCAGGACCTGTTCCGGGACTACTTCGAGACGCTGTGGGACTACTCGCTCGAGTACGGGTACGACAAGGATCGCGGCGGATTCTACTTCTATGGCGGCTTCGACGAGCCCGCGAGCTTCCGCGTCAAAGCCTGGTGGGTGCAAGCCGAGTGTATGACCAGCGCCCTTCGAACCTACGAGTGTACCGGCGACGACCGGTATCTTGACGTCTTCGCTGACACGTGGGAGTTCCTCGACGAGCATCAGATCGACCGCGAACATGGCGAGTGGCACTCCGGCGTCAACAATGATCTCGAGCCCGTCGGACGAAAGGGCGCGGTCTACAAGGCGGCATACCACAACGGTCGAGCGCTGCTCGAGTGTATCGCGGCCCTCGAACGGCTCTAG